GGTACCCCGTGGTCGGTCACCAGTTCGATTCCCCGGTCGAGAACGCCCGTGAACGCGGTGCGGGCTGACCCACCCGCCGGGTGGTGTGCGAGCGCGAGGTCGTATCCCTCCGAACGGGCGAGCTGTATCTCCGCACTCCCGAGGTCGATGCCGACGAGTGCGGTCTCTACGTCCTCGCCGGGAACGTAGACCGTGCTGTCGTCGGGAACCTCCTCCCAGCCGACGAGGTCGAGGCTGGCCTGCATGATCTCCTCCGTACTGAGTCCCATACTCGGGAGAGGGCCGGTCGGGTCGTGTAGTTCGGGAAACCGGCAACCCCCCTCCGAAACCGTCGGGGGTTTCACGCTTGCCCCCCAATCGGGGACGATGGCAGACCTGTTCACGCCGCTCAGCCTGCGAGGGACCGAGGCTCCGAACCGCGTCATGGTCTCGCCGATGTGCCAGTACTCCTGCGAGGACCGGGACGGGGTCGCGACCGAGTGGCACCGCGTCCACCTCGGGAGCCGCGCGGTCGGTCGCGCGGGGATCGTGATGACCGAGGCGACCGCCGTCGAGCCGAGAGGGCGGATCTCGCCGGAGGACCTCGGGATCTGGAGCGACGAACACGCCGAGGCGTTGCGCCCGATCGCCTCGTTCGTCGCCGAGCAGGGATCGGTCCCCGCGATCCAGCTCGCCCACGCCGGCCGGAAGGCGAGCACGAGCCGACCCTGGGAGGGCGGCGAGCCCCTCTCGCACGCCGAGGGCGGGTGGGACGCGATCGCGCCGAGCGCGCTCCCGTATCCGGGCCACGAGGACCCTGTCGAGGTCGGGGAGATGGACAGTGGCGACATCGAGGACGTGATCGGTTCGTTCGAAGCGGCCGCCCGGCGCGCGCTCGCCGCCGGGTTCGAGGTCGCGGAGGTCCACGCCGCCCACGGCTACCTGCTCCACGAGTTCCTCTCGCCGGTTTCCAACCACCGCACCGACGACTACGGCGGGAGCTTCGAGGACCGCGCGCGACTCGCAGTCGAGGTGACGGAGGCGGTGCGGGCGGTGTGGCCCGACGACAAGCCCGTCTTCGTCAGGATCTCCGCGACCGACTGGCTCCCCGATCGCGAGTCCTGGACCGTCTCCGACTCCGCGCGGCTGGCCGACGGTCTCGCCGAGGTCGGTGCGGACCTGATCGACGTCTCCTCGGGCGGGATCCACCCCGACCAGGAGATCCCTCGAATCGGACCGAACTACCAGGTCGGACTCGCGGAGGAGATCGGGGAGGAGAGCGAGTCCGATATCGCGATCGGCGCGGTCGGGGGGATCACGACACCGGAACAGGCCGACGCGCTGATCGGAAACGGCCGAGCGGACCTGGCTATCGTCGGTCGGGAGTTCCTCCGGGACCCGTACTTCCCGGTCCGTGCCGCGGAGGCACTGGGTGCGACCGATCGGGTTCGGGTGCCCGAGCAGTACCAGCGCGGGTTCTGAGTCGCCTCACCTTTTTCCACTCTCGCACGCTATGTCGGGTATGGCCGACGAGCGAGACGACGACCTAGAGGAGCAGGTCGACGAGCTCAGACGCGAGCTCTCGACGCTTCGCGACCGGTTAGAGGGGGAGATGCGGCCGCCGCCGACGGGGCCGCTCGGCCTGCCCAGACCGCCGACACCGGGCGAGCTGATCCGCTTCGCCGACGAGTTCGCGATCCCCGCGGCGATCGCGGTGCTGGAGGCGAACATCAAGGCGCTCGAACTCGTGCGTGGTGCGCTCCATCTCCTCGATCCCGATCGCGGGGCCGTGGAGGGGACGAGAGCGCGACGACGGGCGGAATCGGTGGGTAAAAGCGCGCTCACACGACTCGACCGCACGGTCGAGGACCTCCAGCGCGCGCTCGACGAGGGCACCCTCCCACGCGACGAGAACGCCCGGGAGATAGTCGAGGACGCCCGCCGGCTCCGCGGGGAGATCGCGGACCGGATCGACGGATCGAGAAACGGCGAGCGCACCGCCCGCGAGGAGGGATCGGAGCGGTCGGAGCGGACCGACACCGAGCGGACGGAGCCCGACCGGGAGGGGACGCCGATCGAGATCGACGTCGACGAGGAGATCGACTCGATCAAGGCGGAACTCGAGGGTGGCGACCTGGAGGAGGGAGGGGACGAAGCGGGCGGCGAGGAGCGTGCGGAGGAGGGGGGCCGTGCGGAGGAGGATGACGCGGACGACGACGCCGACCGGGACTAGACCGGCTCGAAGCGGTAGCCGTCCCACTCCTGGCTCTCGGGCTCTCTGATGCCCGCGTCGGGATCCCTGAGTTCCTCGACGTAGACCGGCCTGACGGTCTGGCCGATCTCGACAGGTTCGGTACACTGACCGAGCGCTCGCACCGGCTGTGCCTCGACTTCGAACTCGACGATCGCGAGGTGGTTCGGCGCCCTGACGCCGGGTGGGGTGGCTGTGCTCGTCGTCCAGGTCACTACCTCGGCGGTGAGTTCGGTGAGGTCGATCTCCTCGACCGGCGCACCGCCTTTCGGCCCGACCGGGTGGCCCGGATACGTGATCGTGCCGTCGTCGTACTTGGTCGCCTTCATCGTCCTGCCTCCATGATCGTAGTAGAGACGCAGTTCCCGAACCCGCCGACGTTACAGGTCAGCCCGACCTCCGCCTCGACCTGTCTCGGACCGGCGTCGCCGGTCAGCTGTGTGTAGATCTCGTAGATCTGGGCGACGCCGCTCGCACCGAGCGGGTGCCCCTTCGACTTGAGTCCCCCGGACGTGTTCACCGGGAGTTCGCCGTCCCTGTCGGTCTTCCCCTCGTCGATCGCCTTCCAGCCCGCTCCCTTCTCGAAGAAGCCGAGCCCCTCGCTCTGGAGGAACTCGAGGATCGTGAACATGTCGTGGAGTTCGGCGACGTCGATATCGTCGGGTTCGAGACCGGCCATCTGGAACGCCTTCCGCCCGCTTTCTACCACTCCCCCCATCACCGAGGGGTCGAGCCGTTCGTGGACGACGTGGGTGTCGGTCGCGCCCGCGACGCCCGAGACGACGACGTAGTCGTCGGTGTACTCGCTCGCGACCTCCTCGGGACAGAACAGGAGCGCGGCCGACCCATCCGTGATCGGACAGAAGTCGTAGAGTCTGAGCGGATCGGCGACGATCGGCGACTCGAGGACCGTCTCCAGGTCGACCTCCTTCTGGAACTGCGCGTGTGGGTTGTCGACGCCGTTTCTGTGGTTCTTCACCGCGACCTTCGCGAGGCTCTCTCGCGGCGCGTCGTACTTCTCGAGGTAGTATCTAGCGGTCAAGCCGGCGAAACTCGGCAGCGTGACGCCGTGTTTGTACTCGACAGGGTGGGCGATCGAGGCGATCACGTCGGTCGATTCTGCCGTACTTCGATGGGTCATCTTCTCGCCACCGACGAGCAGCGTGAGCTCGCTCGCCCCGCTCGCGATCGACTGGCAGGCGGCGTAGGCGCCCGAGCCGCCGCTCGAACTGGTCTGGTCGATCCGTTGGGTGTAGACCGGGAGCGCACCGATGTCGTGTGCGAGCATGTTCATCACCCCGGTCTGGCCCTCGAACTCCCCCGACGCCATGTTCGAGACGTAGAGGTGATCCAGGTCGTGGCCCTCGACACCCACGTCGTCGAGACAGGCGGTCGCCGCCTCGACGAGCAGGTCCCGGAGCCATCCCTCACGCTTGCCGAACTGGGTCATCGACGCCCCGATGATCGCTACGCGATCCATGGCTCACCCTCTCGGGGCCGGGCTATAGATGCTGTGGTCCGTGCGAGCGTAGACCGCCGTATCCCCCACGTACACTCCTCCGCAGACGTGACGCCGAGCCGTCGGATACCGTTAAGCGGGCTCGCTCCGATCCGCTCGCATGACGTACTCGATCTGCGCCACGGACGGGACTTGCCACGGCGTCGCCATCGCGACGAAAGCCCCGACCGTGGGATCGCTCGCCCCGTTCGTCTCGCGAAACGGCGCGCTCTCGACGCAGGCGTCGGTCAGCATCCCGCTCGGCGTCCGTACCAAACGGCTCCTCGATCGGGGGTGTGGAGTCGAGGAAGCGGCTTCGACGCTCGTCGCCCGGGACGAGGGGGCGAACGAACGACAGCTCCACGGCGTCGACCGCTGGGGCGGGTCGGTGATCCACTCGGGTACCGACTGTGTCGAGTGGTTCGGCGGTCGCGAGGGCGAGGGATACACCGTCGCGGGGAACATGCTGACGGGGGAGGCCGTCGTCGACGCGATCGTCGAGGGGTTTGAGGGAGGCGAGGGACCCCTGCGAGAACGACTCCTCGACGCGCTGGAGGCCGGCGAGGACGCCGGCGGCGACAAGCGCGCGGAGCTCGCCCAGAGCGCCGCACTCAGGGTGTACAGTCCGGAGCCGTCCCTCGCGGACGATCTCAGAGTCGACGACGACGATGATCCCGTTCGCGAACTCCGACGACTCCACGGGGTAGCGCTCGACCAGCACGAGGAGTGGCGGGAGGAGAACCCGGTGATGGATCTCCAGCGGGTGCCGCCGCTCGGCTGAGCGACGACGGCCACCCGTGGGACACCGGTACGACGGGTGAACTGTTCGCCAAACGGTGGACTTCCCGACGAGTTACAGGAGCCGGTTCCTGTGTCGAGCGACGACTTCTCTCCGCTCGAATGTCGGCTCTCCACCGTTCGGACGGCCTTTCGACGCGTTCGGTATCCCGGCCGCTACCGGCGAATTCGGAACGCGTGTGTTCGGGCCGCTCCGTTCGCCCCGCTGCGCACGGCGCCTCGATCGCCCGCGGTCGACGTCGCTGTTCAGTCACACCGTGTGTACCCTCACTCTCGTCTCGGAAAGCGCCCCTTGCGGTGCGTCACGGCTCTCGACCGTGAGTCGACCGAGGGAGAACCCGCCGGAGTACGGTCCGGTCGCCGTGCTCACGTACGGACGGCTCGACGGAGATACGCCCCCCGGAACGGAGTGGAACGCTCTCGTTACTGGATATGTGTGGCAATAACAACAGTCAAACCTCCTGAACGATCGGCCGGCCTGCAATGACACCGAACTCGCAGATAGACGATCCGGATCACCGGTCGAACGATCCGTGGCGAACCTCCCGCCGGCGGTGGCTCCAGGGCGTCGGGGCGCTCGGCTCGGCGGCCCTCTTCGGCGTGCCCGGGGCGGCCTCGGAGGGTGGGGGATCACACGCGGACGGGCTGACGATCGATCACTGTTCGCCCGATCTCGAGCCGTTCGTTGACGACCTCCCGATCCCGCCACTCCTCGAATCGAGCGACGGGGAAGAGAGGGCACGTCACGGTGCGACGTACTACGAGGTCGCGATGACGGAGTTCACCCAGCGACTCCACCGAGATCTCCCCGAGACGACGCTGTGGGGCTACGAGGGGACGTACCCCGGCCCGACGATCGAGGTCGAACAGAACGAGCGGGTCGACGTCCTCTGGAGGAACGACCTCCCCGACGAGCACCTCCTTCCGCTCGACACGACGCTCCACGGCGCTGGCGAACGGTATCCCGCGGTGCGGACCGTCGTCCACCTCCACGGCGGGGCGACCGAGCCCGAGAGCGACGGCTACCCGGAGGCGTGGTTCACCCGCGGGTTCGAGCAGACGGGTGATCTCTTCCGTAAACGGGTCTACGAGTACGACAACACCCAGCCGCCGGCGACGCTCTGGTACCACGACCACGCGCTCGGGATCACGCGGCTGAACGTCTACGCGGGGCTCGCGGGCGCGTATCTCGTTCGCGACCCGAAGGAAGAACGGTACGATCTACCGAGCGGGAGGTACGAGATCCCGCTGATCGTCCAGGACCGGTCGTTCGACGAGGACGGCTCGCTGTTCTACCCCGAGGGGGAAGACGGCGAGGGCCTCCCCTCGCCGAGCGTCGTTCCGGAGTTCTTCGGCGACACAGCTGTCGTCAACGGGAAGGTGTGGCCGAA
This region of Halalkalicoccus sp. CGA53 genomic DNA includes:
- a CDS encoding NADH:flavin oxidoreductase/NADH oxidase yields the protein MADLFTPLSLRGTEAPNRVMVSPMCQYSCEDRDGVATEWHRVHLGSRAVGRAGIVMTEATAVEPRGRISPEDLGIWSDEHAEALRPIASFVAEQGSVPAIQLAHAGRKASTSRPWEGGEPLSHAEGGWDAIAPSALPYPGHEDPVEVGEMDSGDIEDVIGSFEAAARRALAAGFEVAEVHAAHGYLLHEFLSPVSNHRTDDYGGSFEDRARLAVEVTEAVRAVWPDDKPVFVRISATDWLPDRESWTVSDSARLADGLAEVGADLIDVSSGGIHPDQEIPRIGPNYQVGLAEEIGEESESDIAIGAVGGITTPEQADALIGNGRADLAIVGREFLRDPYFPVRAAEALGATDRVRVPEQYQRGF
- a CDS encoding DUF7547 family protein, encoding MADERDDDLEEQVDELRRELSTLRDRLEGEMRPPPTGPLGLPRPPTPGELIRFADEFAIPAAIAVLEANIKALELVRGALHLLDPDRGAVEGTRARRRAESVGKSALTRLDRTVEDLQRALDEGTLPRDENAREIVEDARRLRGEIADRIDGSRNGERTAREEGSERSERTDTERTEPDREGTPIEIDVDEEIDSIKAELEGGDLEEGGDEAGGEERAEEGGRAEEDDADDDADRD
- a CDS encoding nucleic acid-binding protein; protein product: MKATKYDDGTITYPGHPVGPKGGAPVEEIDLTELTAEVVTWTTSTATPPGVRAPNHLAIVEFEVEAQPVRALGQCTEPVEIGQTVRPVYVEELRDPDAGIREPESQEWDGYRFEPV
- a CDS encoding thiolase family protein, giving the protein MDRVAIIGASMTQFGKREGWLRDLLVEAATACLDDVGVEGHDLDHLYVSNMASGEFEGQTGVMNMLAHDIGALPVYTQRIDQTSSSGGSGAYAACQSIASGASELTLLVGGEKMTHRSTAESTDVIASIAHPVEYKHGVTLPSFAGLTARYYLEKYDAPRESLAKVAVKNHRNGVDNPHAQFQKEVDLETVLESPIVADPLRLYDFCPITDGSAALLFCPEEVASEYTDDYVVVSGVAGATDTHVVHERLDPSVMGGVVESGRKAFQMAGLEPDDIDVAELHDMFTILEFLQSEGLGFFEKGAGWKAIDEGKTDRDGELPVNTSGGLKSKGHPLGASGVAQIYEIYTQLTGDAGPRQVEAEVGLTCNVGGFGNCVSTTIMEAGR
- a CDS encoding DUF1028 domain-containing protein; the protein is MTYSICATDGTCHGVAIATKAPTVGSLAPFVSRNGALSTQASVSIPLGVRTKRLLDRGCGVEEAASTLVARDEGANERQLHGVDRWGGSVIHSGTDCVEWFGGREGEGYTVAGNMLTGEAVVDAIVEGFEGGEGPLRERLLDALEAGEDAGGDKRAELAQSAALRVYSPEPSLADDLRVDDDDDPVRELRRLHGVALDQHEEWREENPVMDLQRVPPLG